Sequence from the Candidatus Omnitrophota bacterium genome:
TATACGACCAACCTAAATTTAAATTGCCAGCCCGAATTTCTTCTTGAATTTTCAATTTTGCTTCGGACTCGAGTCTGATTCTGATATGAGATTGGTCATCGAATGGCCGATTAAAACAGCAATTATCCAAATATATTTTCATTAATCCTTTATCCCTTGTTCATGCAATATTCTTTACTTGACGCTTTATGAATAGACTTCTTCGCGGTTTACTCCGCCTTGATTATCTTCTCCCTTTATGAACGAAGGTTCATAGATTAAGATGTTATTTAAATTACTCCATTATTTTACCCGAAAAAACTTCCCTTTACGGCAATTCGGCGGCGCTGTCGTCCGAGAGGATGAGTTTATACGATTTCGGTTTGCGCTCCGATTTGGAGATGCGGACGTTGCGTCCGAAGATGCTGTTGTCGATGCGTCGCTCCACGTTGCAAATTCCGCAATTCTCCATCACCACGCTGTATTCGATCTCGCAATTCTCCAGGACGGAGCCGTTGCCGATGGCCGTGAAACTGCCGACGAACGAATCGCGGATCGTGCAATTCTTCCCGATCATCACTGGGCCGCGCAGGGTGCTTTTTTCGATGCGCGTTCCCTTTCCGATCGCTACTTCGCCCCGGATGTCGGAATCGGGATCGATGCTGCCCTGGTTGTCCGTTTTCAAATCCTGAAGCACTAACCTATTGGCTTCGATCATGTCGTCCGGATTCCCCGCGTCGATCCACCAGCCTCTGAGGATGCAATACTCCACTTGCGCCCCATTGTCGATGATCCCTTGCAAGGCGTCCGTGATTTCCAGCTCGCCCCGCGCAGAGGGTCTCTGTTTGTCGATCGCTTCATGGATGCTGGCGTCCAAAATGTAAATGCCGATGGCGGCCAGATCGGAGGGTGGATCTTTGGGCTTTTCTATCAACCGGACGACTCGGTCGTCTCTAACTACGGCGATGCCGTAGAGTTGTGGTTTATCCGTCTTGGAGAGATATAAAACCGCATTGCTCTTATTTTCTTTGAAGCGCCTGACGCCTTCTTCCAATCCCTCTTGAAGCAGATTGTCGCCCAGGTACATCACAAAGGGCGAATCTCCTAAAAAATCCTGAGAAACCTTGATCGTATGCGCGATGCCCAGCGGTTCGTCCTGTTGGATATAGGAAATTTTCACTCCGAATTCTTTGCCGTCGTGGAGCACTTGCTGCATATCCTTGGTATTGTCGCTGACGACGATGCCGATCTCTTCGATGCCGACTTTTTTGATTTTTTCGATGGCGTATTGCACCAACGGCTTATTGGCGATAGGTATTAAGGGCTTGGAGTTGGTGAAGGTTAATGGCCGCAGACGTTTGCCTCTGCCTGCGCATGGAATAATGGCTTTCATGATGCGTCCCCCTGCCAATGTTAAGTAATCCGGATGCAGTGAGCATCATGCAAAATTCCTTTATTCCTCCCCCATGCTTGGGGGAGGTTAGGAGGGGGTTGTTTAAAGTCAAACAAAATCAACCCCCCTCTAGCTCCCCCCAAACTTGGGGGGAGAATATAAAACGGATTTTATCAATTTTGCATGAGCTTCAGTTGATTTCCGGTTGCATCTTAGAAAAAAACGATGGCGGCGGGAAGGGGCGTTCTCTGCGCCGCCGCTACTCTTCTTTCTCTTCATCGGGAATCGGCGTTTTTTCCGGTATGGCGATGGTTCCCGTCTTCCAAAATTCCTCCGCGAATCCGCGGGCGCGTTGCAACAGCCATTCCCGGTTATTGAGACTGGGATCGTCAATGATCTCCTCCAGCAATTGATCGAGGATGATGGAAAAAACCGGTCCCGGCGTAAGCCCCATCTGAATCAAATCGTGTCCCGATATGGCCAAATCCCGCACCGTCAGCGCATCTTCCGCCCGGTCGATAGCTCGTACCGTCCGTACGAAGTGAAAAATTCCCTTTTCGTAGCCGTCAGCGTTGAATTGGTTTCCCTTGCGGTCGGCCATGCGCATCCGCAAGAATCCATCCACATTCTCTCGCCCCAACTTGCGTAGAAACCGCCGCGCCGCTGGTTGCGACAGGTCCGGTTTCAGGTTGTACATGTGGTTTTCCACAATGGCGGACGTTGTCTCTATTTCATTGTTGGAAAAGCGCAGGCGGCGCATGATTCGCTTCGTCATTTTCTTGCTGAGGTACTGATGGCCGTAAAAAACGTAATCCCCCTTGAATGGCTGATATTGCTTGGCCTGCACTTTCCCCAAATCGTGCATTAGCGTCGCGAAGCGATCAAGGGGATAATCCGGCGGCAAGGCATCTACTGAGAGCAAAATGTGCATGGCCACGTCATGGGAGTGGAACCGGTTCTGCCTCACGCCGAATCCCGCCTCCAATTCCGGCAGGATATAGCGCAGCAAT
This genomic interval carries:
- a CDS encoding glucose-1-phosphate thymidylyltransferase — its product is MKAIIPCAGRGKRLRPLTFTNSKPLIPIANKPLVQYAIEKIKKVGIEEIGIVVSDNTKDMQQVLHDGKEFGVKISYIQQDEPLGIAHTIKVSQDFLGDSPFVMYLGDNLLQEGLEEGVRRFKENKSNAVLYLSKTDKPQLYGIAVVRDDRVVRLIEKPKDPPSDLAAIGIYILDASIHEAIDKQRPSARGELEITDALQGIIDNGAQVEYCILRGWWIDAGNPDDMIEANRLVLQDLKTDNQGSIDPDSDIRGEVAIGKGTRIEKSTLRGPVMIGKNCTIRDSFVGSFTAIGNGSVLENCEIEYSVVMENCGICNVERRIDNSIFGRNVRISKSERKPKSYKLILSDDSAAELP
- a CDS encoding CCA tRNA nucleotidyltransferase produces the protein MFEFDLSRLPEPPVKLNEILKPAKTFVVGGILRDAILLAQQRGETVIRETAGGDWDLATPHPPKEVLKRLRKAKIAAAPIGIEHGTVAAIIDDKQYEITTFRYDLKYPDGRHPVVQFADSIEEDLRRRDFTVNAFALDMETGKILDLFGGAEDLRARRIRTVGDPETRFREDYLRMLRAARFAAKLEGEIEGETFAAMRRSAALISGISAERIRDELMKMLTYHKPSHGFILMHQCGLLRYILPELEAGFGVRQNRFHSHDVAMHILLSVDALPPDYPLDRFATLMHDLGKVQAKQYQPFKGDYVFYGHQYLSKKMTKRIMRRLRFSNNEIETTSAIVENHMYNLKPDLSQPAARRFLRKLGRENVDGFLRMRMADRKGNQFNADGYEKGIFHFVRTVRAIDRAEDALTVRDLAISGHDLIQMGLTPGPVFSIILDQLLEEIIDDPSLNNREWLLQRARGFAEEFWKTGTIAIPEKTPIPDEEKEE